Proteins from one Penicillium digitatum chromosome 2, complete sequence genomic window:
- a CDS encoding Endo-1,3(4)-beta-glucanase, putative: MENRQLPFLNRYSGTPRTTLETKSPIATASQPGDRDTPAHTPWYNPQGWSLRKKLIVTASVIVTVLATILIPFEIIKSRYPNYSPLHYTLIDNYSGPTFFDQFTYFTDEDPTMGFVVYVNKSTARHLNLTYASETSAILRVDASTPNARSGRNSVRVESRNTYDAGLFVFDIVHTPFGCATWPALWLTDGYNWPMNGEIDVLETTNVGSHGNEITIHTTKGCQMDVKRKQTGQAIFKNCDHATDGNSGCGVIGDETSYGEAMNNRGGGVYALELRDAGIRAWFFPRASIPADITAGNPDPSTWGMALADFPSTNCDIASHFRNLSIIVNIDLCGELAGQKQFYETLYHCPATCSGFVANRPGSFVDAYWEFKTFKVYRAP; the protein is encoded by the coding sequence ATGGAAAACCGACAACTACCCTTTCTAAATCGATACAGCGGGACCCCGAGAACTACTCTCGAAACCAAATCCCCAATCGCAACCGCCAGCCAACCAGGCGACAGAGATACCCCAGCCCACACTCCGTGGTATAACCCACAAGGCTGGTCCTTGCGCAAGAAACTCATCGTCACCGCATCAGTGATCGTGACCGTATTGGCTACAATCCTGATCCCTTTCGAAATAATCAAAAGCCGCTACCCAAACTACAGTCCCTTGCACTACACCCTCATCGACAACTACTCCGGTCCAACCTTTTTCGACCAATTCACTTATTTCACAGACGAGGACCCGACAATGGGCTTTGTTGTCTACGTCAACAAATCAACTGCCAGACACCTCAACCTCACATATGCATCCGAAACATCAGCCATTCTGCGCGTCGATGCATCAACGCCAAACGCCCGCTCTGGTCGGAACTCTGTCCGCGTCGAGTCGAGAAATACATACGATGCAggcctcttcgtcttcgacATCGTTCATACCCCCTTCGGTTGTGCGACCTGGCCTGCGCTGTGGCTAACTGATGGCTATAACTGGCCGATGAATGGCGAGATCGATGTTCTTGAAACTACAAATGTTGGAAGCCATGGGAATGAGATCACAATCCATACTACCAAGGGGTGTCAGATGGACGTCAAGCGCAAACAGACTGGTCAGGCTATCTTTAAAAATTGTGACCATGCCACAGATGGGAATTCCGGCTGTGGGGTCATCGGCGATGAGACTAGTTATGGAGAGGCAATGAATAACCGTGGGGGCGGTGTTTATGCGCTTGAACTCCGTGACGCCGGTATTAGGGCCTGGTTCTTCCCGAGGGCATCGATCCCTGCTGATATCACGGCGGGGAATCCTGATCCGAGTACCTGGGGTATGGCGCTGGCGGATTTCCCTAGCACCAACTGTGATATTGCGTCACATTTCAGGAATCTGAGTATCATTGTCAATATTGATCTCTGTGGTGAACTTGCTGGTCAGAAGCAGTTTTATGAAACTTTGTATCATTGTCCAGCGACTTGTTCGGGCTTTGTTGCTAACCGCCCTGGCAGTTTTGTTGATGCCTATTGGGAGTTCAAGACTTTCAAGGTTTATCGTGCTCCTTGA